The following coding sequences lie in one Niabella agricola genomic window:
- a CDS encoding ROK family protein — protein sequence MASITLAIDIGGSKVKGCTLNAQGEMVQDYIKQPTPVPATPENLVHTIKELVKDFRYDQVSAGFPGYVRNNIVYTAPNLGSQYWNKVDLAALLSKALGKPARVVNDADMLGLGCIAGKGFEMMITLGTGFGTAFFLDGKLLPHLEIGQHPCINNKTYDQYIGQRAYDDLGKKEWNKRLQTVLKILQTTFNYDHLFIGGGLAKKITLDLKENMTIVSNIDGIDGGVQLWKQ from the coding sequence ATGGCATCCATCACATTGGCTATTGATATTGGCGGTTCCAAGGTAAAAGGGTGTACCCTCAATGCGCAGGGCGAAATGGTGCAGGATTATATTAAACAACCCACCCCTGTGCCGGCAACACCGGAAAACCTGGTGCATACCATTAAAGAGCTGGTGAAAGATTTCCGCTACGACCAGGTATCCGCCGGCTTTCCCGGTTATGTACGGAATAATATCGTGTATACGGCGCCCAACCTGGGCTCCCAGTACTGGAATAAAGTAGACCTGGCAGCCCTTCTCTCAAAGGCCTTGGGTAAACCGGCAAGGGTGGTGAATGATGCAGATATGCTGGGGCTGGGCTGTATTGCCGGCAAGGGGTTTGAGATGATGATTACCCTGGGCACCGGCTTTGGAACGGCGTTCTTTCTGGATGGAAAGCTGTTGCCGCACCTGGAAATCGGGCAACATCCCTGTATTAATAACAAAACCTATGATCAGTATATTGGTCAGCGGGCCTACGACGACCTGGGTAAGAAGGAATGGAACAAGCGGCTGCAGACGGTATTAAAAATATTGCAGACCACTTTTAATTATGATCATTTGTTCATCGGAGGGGGACTGGCCAAAAAAATAACGCTTGATTTGAAGGAAAATATGACCATCGTTTCCAATATCGATGGCATTGATGGTGGCGTGCAGTTGTGGAAACAATAG
- a CDS encoding ABC transporter ATP-binding protein: MADSKKAFFDVSKVRRVFQYAAPYKKKFYLSVVLAILLALITPVRPMLIQLTVDDYITHSVPRMVVYVTVIQLVIILIETAMRFSFSFTTAWLGQAVVKDMRDAIYKKILRLNLRQFDRTPIGTLTTRTINDIESINEIFSDGLIPIIADLLSILCVLLYMFWIDWRLTLIALIPFPIMIIATYYFKESINRSFFKVRNAVAALNAFVQEHLSGMSVVQAFHAEKKEFEKFNTINKQHRDANIRSIFAYSVFFPVIEIVLALSIGLIIWYTAREALDLKQGQQGVIVSFILCLNLLFRPLRMLADKFNTVQMGIIASDRVFTVMDNPDTDQPPPGGYQDPAQRVAGTVDFEAVSFAYIDDKWVLKNLSFHIRQGETVAIVGHTGSGKTTITNLLNRFYTIQQGTIRIDGRDIQSLSPEYLRKNIGVVLQDVFLFSGSVMDNITLRNPDISKEQVIAAAKMIDMHDFIMRLPGGYDYNVKERGATLSLGQRQLLSFIRALLYDPSILILDEATSSIDTESELLIQKATETLVKDRTSIVIAHRLSTIRKADKIIVLDKGVLAEMGTHEELMQKNGFYARLHKMQFEQQAGQVSA, from the coding sequence ATGGCAGATTCAAAAAAGGCATTTTTTGACGTTTCGAAAGTCAGGCGGGTATTTCAATACGCAGCACCGTATAAGAAAAAATTCTACCTGTCTGTTGTGTTGGCCATCCTCCTGGCCCTTATTACGCCTGTGCGACCGATGCTGATCCAGCTTACGGTAGATGATTATATAACCCATTCCGTTCCCCGGATGGTGGTGTATGTAACAGTGATCCAACTGGTGATTATCCTGATTGAGACCGCCATGCGCTTTTCTTTTTCCTTTACTACAGCCTGGCTGGGACAAGCAGTGGTAAAAGATATGCGGGATGCCATCTACAAAAAGATCCTCCGGCTGAACCTGCGGCAATTTGACCGTACGCCCATCGGCACCCTTACTACCCGCACCATCAATGATATTGAATCGATCAACGAGATTTTCTCCGATGGCCTGATCCCGATTATCGCCGATCTGCTCTCGATCCTTTGCGTGTTGCTGTATATGTTCTGGATCGACTGGCGGCTGACCCTGATCGCATTGATCCCTTTTCCGATCATGATCATTGCTACCTATTATTTTAAGGAAAGCATTAACCGCTCGTTTTTTAAGGTACGCAATGCCGTTGCAGCACTCAATGCCTTTGTTCAGGAGCATTTGTCTGGCATGAGCGTGGTACAGGCCTTTCATGCGGAGAAAAAAGAGTTTGAAAAATTCAATACCATCAACAAACAACACCGCGATGCCAACATCCGCTCGATTTTTGCCTATTCCGTCTTTTTCCCGGTAATTGAGATCGTACTCGCCCTGTCTATCGGGCTCATTATATGGTACACCGCCCGTGAAGCGCTGGATTTAAAACAGGGTCAGCAAGGGGTGATTGTATCTTTCATTCTTTGTCTGAACCTGCTGTTTCGCCCGTTGCGGATGCTGGCAGATAAATTCAATACGGTGCAGATGGGCATTATTGCCAGCGACCGGGTGTTTACGGTAATGGACAATCCCGATACGGACCAGCCACCACCCGGAGGATACCAGGATCCCGCTCAGCGGGTGGCCGGTACGGTTGATTTTGAAGCAGTATCCTTTGCTTATATCGACGACAAATGGGTACTCAAAAACCTGAGTTTTCACATCCGGCAAGGGGAAACCGTCGCCATCGTAGGGCATACCGGCAGTGGCAAAACCACTATTACCAACCTGCTGAACCGCTTTTATACCATCCAGCAAGGAACCATCAGGATAGACGGCCGGGATATTCAGTCCTTATCGCCCGAATATCTTCGTAAAAATATTGGGGTGGTGCTTCAGGATGTATTCCTGTTCTCCGGATCTGTCATGGACAATATCACGCTCCGGAACCCGGATATCTCAAAAGAACAGGTGATCGCGGCGGCTAAAATGATCGATATGCATGATTTTATCATGCGGCTGCCGGGGGGGTACGATTACAATGTTAAGGAGCGGGGGGCCACATTATCGCTGGGGCAGCGGCAACTGCTTTCTTTTATCCGGGCGCTGTTGTATGATCCTTCCATCCTGATCCTGGATGAAGCCACATCCTCCATTGATACCGAAAGTGAACTGCTCATCCAGAAAGCTACAGAAACGCTTGTAAAGGACCGCACCTCAATCGTTATTGCACACCGGCTGAGTACCATCCGCAAGGCAGATAAAATCATTGTGCTGGACAAAGGAGTGCTGGCAGAGATGGGTACGCATGAGGAGCTGATGCAAAAGAACGGGTTTTATGCCCGTTTACACAAAATGCAGTTTGAACAGCAGGCCGGGCAGGTTTCTGCCTGA
- a CDS encoding RNA polymerase sigma factor, translating to MSVPPKTEYSLSSMVGGCKLGIPSWQRRLYEQYFGFALSVCLRYTASREEALEIMNDGFVRVFRGIVHFQEPDNQEHLSKIFMSWLKKIMIHTSINHYQSAKRKAERVAGGSEQPEIDTSGNVVDDLAYLDLVKLIQQLSPAYRATFSLFAIEGFSHEEIAQTLGISVGTSKSNLMKARKNLREMLEQLNE from the coding sequence TTGTCAGTACCGCCGAAGACCGAGTATAGCCTGTCAAGTATGGTAGGTGGCTGTAAGTTGGGTATACCCTCCTGGCAGCGGCGGCTGTATGAGCAATACTTTGGATTCGCGCTCTCGGTATGCCTGCGCTATACCGCATCACGGGAGGAGGCGCTTGAAATAATGAACGACGGATTTGTTAGGGTATTCAGGGGTATTGTACATTTTCAGGAGCCCGATAACCAGGAACATTTATCAAAAATTTTCATGAGCTGGTTAAAAAAAATAATGATCCATACAAGCATCAACCACTACCAATCTGCAAAAAGAAAGGCAGAACGGGTTGCAGGCGGCTCCGAACAGCCGGAGATCGACACCTCAGGGAACGTGGTTGATGACTTGGCCTACCTCGATCTGGTAAAGCTGATCCAGCAATTAAGCCCGGCTTACCGGGCCACCTTCAGCTTATTTGCCATTGAAGGGTTCAGTCATGAAGAAATCGCACAAACATTAGGCATATCGGTAGGTACATCAAAATCCAACCTGATGAAGGCCCGTAAAAATCTCAGGGAAATGCTGGAGCAGTTAAATGAGTAA
- a CDS encoding outer membrane beta-barrel protein, whose product MSKKFSNMDDEALDKLFRDAASRFQPPDAPEGAWDAFYETKMLPNEKNTNPRRFLILRRFWLPAAACLLLALAGLVWVLQRHPLPGLTGSASVAGIAPEIIKKEAAPPVRTGPVPEQEGKDFRSLNTTIPGAGTILLEKKDSLAANNGPVFFDAAKNAETEREHRPADTIQRKPYFSLRDKAENGYPAVPGNYNPYFTEGSSAARAANSRWQVGLIAGSNLGMVRGDVSKKPGLNAGLLVQRKLGGSRFSVESGVVYESMTYDVNNADFNPNGNPVSSRVSNIEGSCTMIDVPVNVRYDVVASKKNKAFVSTGVSPTVIVKQSYIYDFDRGDGPVSINRDVSGKGKSVYAVANLSIGYEQKWEHVSVQIAPYVKIPMGEIGYGNLSLGGVGTQISIKKDL is encoded by the coding sequence ATGAGTAAAAAATTTTCAAATATGGACGATGAAGCGTTAGATAAACTCTTTCGCGACGCAGCCAGCCGCTTTCAGCCTCCGGATGCCCCGGAAGGTGCTTGGGATGCGTTTTATGAAACGAAAATGCTTCCCAACGAAAAAAACACTAACCCGCGCCGGTTCCTGATATTGCGGCGCTTCTGGCTACCGGCCGCCGCCTGCCTGCTATTGGCATTGGCCGGGCTGGTGTGGGTCCTTCAGCGGCATCCGCTGCCGGGGCTTACCGGAAGCGCATCTGTTGCCGGCATCGCTCCGGAGATCATTAAAAAAGAAGCCGCTCCGCCGGTCCGAACCGGCCCTGTGCCGGAACAGGAAGGAAAAGATTTTCGTTCTTTGAATACCACCATACCGGGGGCCGGAACGATTCTTTTAGAAAAGAAGGACTCTCTGGCAGCCAACAACGGACCGGTATTTTTTGATGCGGCTAAAAATGCAGAAACAGAACGGGAACATCGCCCGGCTGATACCATACAGCGGAAACCTTATTTTTCGCTGCGCGATAAAGCAGAAAACGGTTATCCGGCTGTTCCGGGAAATTATAACCCATATTTTACAGAAGGATCTTCCGCTGCCAGAGCCGCCAACAGCCGCTGGCAGGTAGGACTGATTGCCGGCTCCAACCTGGGGATGGTGCGGGGCGATGTATCCAAAAAGCCGGGACTGAATGCAGGGTTGCTGGTGCAGCGGAAACTGGGCGGGTCGCGCTTTTCTGTAGAATCGGGTGTGGTGTATGAATCCATGACCTATGACGTGAACAATGCTGATTTCAACCCCAATGGAAATCCGGTATCTTCCAGGGTCTCCAATATTGAAGGCTCCTGTACCATGATTGATGTGCCGGTAAATGTCCGGTACGATGTGGTGGCCTCCAAAAAGAACAAGGCCTTTGTAAGTACCGGCGTATCGCCAACGGTGATCGTAAAACAGAGCTATATCTACGATTTTGACCGGGGCGACGGACCGGTGTCTATAAACCGGGATGTTTCCGGCAAGGGAAAAAGTGTTTATGCAGTAGCCAATCTTTCCATAGGCTACGAACAAAAATGGGAACATGTATCTGTACAGATTGCTCCTTATGTAAAAATCCCGATGGGTGAGATCGGGTATGGCAACCTGAGTTTAGGCGGAGTGGGTACCCAGATTTCTATTAAAAAAGATCTGTAA
- a CDS encoding OB-fold putative lipoprotein, translating into MPTWKKITLAVVVLVVAAILYGWYLYNKKPPDIKQARSQFEITASGLTAAFNADEANATKQYADKIVSVTGAVKEIKIEQGTAATVFLDSGDPMTSVTCSFYDTEAAAVKKLKTGQQVTIKGVCTGKLMDVILNKCSIVQ; encoded by the coding sequence ATGCCTACCTGGAAAAAAATTACATTGGCGGTTGTCGTCCTTGTTGTAGCTGCGATACTTTATGGATGGTATTTGTATAACAAGAAACCACCGGATATAAAGCAGGCCCGCTCGCAATTCGAAATAACCGCTTCCGGTTTAACGGCGGCCTTCAATGCAGATGAAGCAAATGCCACAAAGCAATATGCAGATAAAATCGTTTCCGTTACCGGTGCTGTTAAGGAGATAAAAATCGAGCAGGGGACTGCTGCAACTGTTTTTTTGGACAGCGGAGATCCCATGACTTCAGTTACCTGCAGTTTTTATGACACCGAAGCGGCAGCAGTAAAAAAACTGAAAACCGGTCAACAGGTTACCATTAAAGGGGTATGCACCGGCAAACTGATGGATGTGATCCTTAACAAATGCAGTATCGTTCAATAA
- a CDS encoding YceI family protein encodes MKKTALALCMLLVLAKAGFAQKYFTKNGTVSFEAGTALEDIIATNKTAASVLDAATGRIEFAVLVRGFEFRRALMQEHFNENYMESSKYPKSVFKGKIVNLGEISFQKPGNYPVTVRGTLEIHGVKKEITTTGSLRISGTSVLALAKFPVTIADYKISIPGIVSDKIAKTAMISVTCNYAVLK; translated from the coding sequence ATGAAAAAAACAGCCCTTGCGCTTTGTATGCTCCTGGTATTGGCAAAAGCAGGATTTGCACAGAAATATTTTACAAAAAACGGCACCGTTTCATTTGAAGCCGGAACCGCCCTGGAAGATATCATTGCCACCAATAAAACCGCAGCCAGTGTGCTGGACGCCGCAACCGGACGGATCGAATTTGCCGTATTGGTCAGGGGTTTTGAATTCCGCCGCGCGCTGATGCAGGAACATTTTAATGAAAATTATATGGAAAGCAGCAAATACCCCAAATCGGTATTTAAAGGCAAAATTGTTAACCTGGGGGAAATTTCGTTTCAAAAGCCAGGGAATTACCCGGTGACGGTAAGGGGCACCCTGGAGATCCACGGCGTAAAGAAAGAGATTACCACTACCGGTTCTCTAAGGATTTCCGGCACATCTGTTCTAGCCCTGGCAAAATTTCCGGTAACCATTGCAGATTATAAAATTTCAATTCCCGGAATCGTCAGCGACAAAATTGCCAAAACCGCAATGATATCGGTAACCTGTAATTACGCTGTTTTAAAATAA
- a CDS encoding DUF5777 family beta-barrel protein: MKYLTTTIFLFTVFVIQAQEKDLLNLIDSTGNGQKTYVTGAFKSSRVINGHSIEFIGKHVLDVRILHRFGRVNDGIGEFFGLDQAAMRMGFDYGLGKDLTIGVGRSTAEKELDGFIKYRPIQQATGGKGASPVSVVLAAGAALTTQKFAADAPFTDTKHRMAYYSEVIIGRKFTEAFSFQVSPTYVHRNLVAERTDDNDTYAVGFGGRLKLSKRVAFVADYHYVISGLNKDIYKNPLSLGFDIETGGHVFQLHFSNATGMNEKAFITNTTDSWGSGEIRFGFNLSRVFTIGKKKNNPGS, encoded by the coding sequence ATGAAGTATTTAACAACAACGATTTTTCTATTTACAGTCTTTGTTATCCAGGCACAGGAAAAGGACCTCCTCAACCTGATCGATTCTACAGGAAACGGGCAGAAAACATATGTTACCGGCGCGTTTAAATCGAGCCGGGTGATCAATGGTCATTCCATCGAATTTATTGGAAAACATGTACTGGATGTGCGCATCCTGCACCGGTTTGGAAGGGTTAACGATGGTATTGGGGAATTTTTCGGGCTTGATCAGGCCGCCATGCGTATGGGATTTGATTATGGGCTGGGGAAAGACCTTACCATTGGTGTGGGCCGTAGTACAGCAGAGAAAGAGCTGGATGGCTTTATTAAATACCGGCCCATACAGCAGGCCACAGGAGGTAAAGGTGCATCGCCGGTTTCCGTGGTACTGGCCGCCGGTGCCGCGCTTACCACGCAGAAATTTGCTGCCGATGCGCCATTCACCGACACGAAACACCGGATGGCCTATTACAGCGAGGTCATTATCGGCCGGAAATTTACGGAAGCCTTCAGCTTCCAGGTGTCGCCCACCTATGTGCACCGAAACCTGGTGGCAGAACGTACCGATGATAATGATACCTATGCTGTAGGATTTGGCGGCCGCCTGAAACTGTCAAAAAGAGTCGCCTTCGTGGCCGATTACCATTATGTGATTTCCGGCTTAAATAAGGACATTTATAAAAATCCCCTGTCCCTTGGTTTTGATATTGAAACCGGCGGGCACGTGTTCCAGCTCCATTTCTCCAACGCCACCGGCATGAATGAAAAAGCCTTTATCACCAATACCACCGATAGCTGGGGCAGCGGGGAAATACGCTTTGGGTTCAACCTGTCGCGGGTATTTACCATTGGAAAAAAGAAAAATAACCCCGGTTCTTAA